One part of the Salvelinus fontinalis isolate EN_2023a chromosome 4, ASM2944872v1, whole genome shotgun sequence genome encodes these proteins:
- the LOC129853706 gene encoding dynein heavy chain-like protein 2: MAVQLVVALLALASLSAASAPDCKELVKPLVLEDHTELYGKWVYVMGSADHLFFQNALGTLKSSWIDLSATSDHKVVTLRWGDRIDGKCVVGTTHATISGTTSTVHIHLSEHKGQYLETCPDCLLWSDTSRNGDVTGRYLLLFTRTGKMDHTYLDTYKKQAECLNFPEKHQTYDGKTELCPDDKEEKKVVEEKVVVEEEIMEEKQATEEAKTTEGEKATEEEKATAEEKATEEEKATEEEKATEEEKATEEEKTTEEEKATEEEKATEEEKATEEEKATEEKKTK, translated from the exons atggCTGTTCAGCTGGTTGTAGCTCTCCTGGCTCTAGCCTCTCTGAGTGCTGCATCTGCACCGGACTGTAAAGAACTGGTCAAACCCCTCGTACTGGAGGACCATACCGAG CTCTATGGCAAATGGGTGTATGTGATGGGGTCTGCGGATCATTTATTCTTCCAAAATGCTTTGGGGACTCTGAAAAGCTCCTGGATAGACCTGTCGGCTACATCGGACCATAAAGTAGTCACCCTAAGATGGGGAGACCGCAT TGATGGCAAATGCGTCGTGGGTACAACACATGCTACCATCTCCGGCACCACTTCCACAGTACACA TTCATTTGTCTGAACACAAAGGCCAGTACctggagacctgccctgactgcCTGCTTTGGTCAGACACATCTCGTAATGGAGATGTCACTGGCAGATACCTGCTCCTTTTCA caagGACAGGAAAAATGGATCACACATACCTGGACACCTATAAGAAACAGGCAGAGTGTCTGAACTTCCCGGAGAAACACCAGACCTACGATGGAAAAACAG AGCTGTGCCCTGATgacaaggaggagaagaaggtggtggaagagaaggtggtggtggaggaggagattatGGAGGAGAAGCAGGCTACGGAGGAGGCAAAGACTACAGAGGGGGAGAAGGCTACAGAGGAGGAGAAGGCTACAGCGGAGGAGAAGGCTACAGAGGAGGAGAAGGCTACAGAGGAGGAGAAGGCTACAGAGGAGGAGAAGGctacagaggaggagaagactACAGAGGAGGAGAAGGCTACAGAGGAGGAGAAGGCTACAGAGGAGGAGAAGGCTACAGAGGAGGAGAAGGCTACAGAGGAGAAGAAAACAAAGTGA
- the ergic2 gene encoding endoplasmic reticulum-Golgi intermediate compartment protein 2 → MRRLVSRKKALTLVKELDAFPKVPESYVETTASGGTVSLIAFTAMALLAFLEFFVYRDTWMQYEYEVDKDFSSKLRINIDITVAMRCQFVGADVLDLAETMVASDGLHYEPVTFDLSPQQRLWHRTLLMIQDRLREEHSLQDVIFKTVLKGSPTALPPREDSPSQSPAACRIHGHLYVNKVAGNFHITVGKAIPHPRGHAHLAALVSHDTYNFSHRIDHLSFGEEIPGIINPLDGTEKVCTDHNQMFQYFITIVPTKLNTYQISADTNQYSVTERERVINHAVGSHGVSGIFMKYDISSLMVKVTEQHMPLWRFLVRLCGIIGGIFSTTGMIHGMVGFLVDVVCCRFKLGVYKPREMGLLDDHVKNEAQAPPLEATENHTH, encoded by the exons ATGAGGAGACTAGTGTCCCGGAAGAAGGCTCTAACCCTGGTGAAGGAGCTGGATGCATTCCCCAAGGTTCCAGAGAGCTATGTGGAAACCACAGCCAGTGGGGGAACAG TGTCCCTGATAGCCTTCACAGCCATGGCTCTGCTGGCTTTCCTTGAGTTCTTTGTGTATCGAGACACGTGGATGCAGTATGAGTATGAAGTCGATAAAGACTTCTCCAG TAAATTAAGAATAAACATAGACATCACAGTTGCCATGAGGTGTCAAT TTGTAGGTGCAGATGTCCTAGACTTGGCAGAGACCATGGTAGCTTCAGATGGCCTACATTATGAGCCA GTCACCTTTGACCTCTCTCCTCAGCAAAGGCTGTGGCACAG aACTCTGCTGATGATCCAGGACCGCCTTAGGGAGGAACACTCGCTGCAGGATGTGATCTTCAAGACAGTCCTGAAAGGATCCCCCACCGCCCTGCCTCCCAG AGAGGACAGCCCCTCCCAGTCGCCTGCGGCCTGCAGGATACACGGCCATCTTTATGTCAACAAGGTGGCTGGCAACTTCCACATCACTGTGGGCAA GGCTATCCCACATCCTAGAGGCCACGCCCATCTAGCGGCCCTCGTCAGCCACGATA CGTACAACTTCTCCCATCGCATCGACCACCTGTCGTTCGGAGAGGAGATCCCAGGAATCATCAACCCTCTGGACGGGACTGAGAAAGTCTGCACTGACC ATAATCAGATGTTTCAGTACTTCATCACCATAGTGCCCACCAAACTGAACACCTACCAGATCTCAGCAGACACAAACCAGTACTCTGTCACCGAAAGG GAGCGGGTGATCAACCACGCGGTGGGCAGCCACGGAGTATCTGGGATCTTTATGAAGTATGACATCAGCTCGTTGATGGTGAAAGTCACCGAGCAGCACATGCCCCTATGGAGGTTCCTCGTCAGGCTTTGTGGCATCATCGGAGGCATTTTCTCCACCACAG GTATGATCCATGGAATGGTGGGCTTCTTGGTGGACGTTGTCTGCTGTCGCTTCAAACTAGGAGTCTACAAACCCCGGGAG aTGGGCCTGCTGGACGACCATGTAAAAAACGAAGCCCAGGCCCCACCCCTGGAAGCTACAGAAAACCACACCCACTGA